From Nerophis lumbriciformis linkage group LG38, RoL_Nlum_v2.1, whole genome shotgun sequence, the proteins below share one genomic window:
- the zc3h11a gene encoding zinc finger CCCH domain-containing protein 11A isoform X1 — translation MTNHGDDCYFFYYSTCTKGDDCPFRHCDAAMGNETVCNLWQEGRCFRNVCKFRHMEITKKRKEIPCYWEKHPAGCQKPHCAFFHEKPRYVVGVVIPPDISHSEIEEQPHEEPPPLPATPLPTAANLQLRGVMKTESQEPVPSPTHPPVVINPADDDEDEDDQFSEEGDGVPSPRKRPKSDELHNFGVSTLEEIRLRRALKASMNRTIPPLQSAVNGEKENIQAFRATFNTSNDAKLLFEEGFRRRGNIADRLGKQIPSTCGEVVPLKNSLAERLGRFVNEEEAQIPSPKTMRSIKERLTLPSGPIAVSQTADEGSAESKSTTQQIRIKTLEEIRLEKASKSQRQNNCPPVNAEGIKTKTVPTQSSKAVKRVITVDNSKNVCDTLHPKKRKADQQHLKQTAGGDRVSEVAEPISAATKTWEVRVKTLEELRREKAAQIQDHRVKSSNLEEEKKLTLLPKNKLASQSEDTTDNSVEVNKTTLRAAAETLSKKDVKVKTFEEIMREKHLRKQEMAKLVSSCQQANAACETEPAPKPLVCPLKRKIVTKVSHSPPHMSTLEADNVPPIQNVRVEKLKTVKSRKNTAARSVPARQSTTPLQEDPHSPSHSSSNNKQENTSGLPIPDRLRSSGPDKTRNTNTKVRPKLNVKPSVMQPLLHVQAGKKRKAAERSAVAAVKPLNSASILLDQPPQQPVSSNSSEEVELSSPMSCILSTLLESSCSSSEDQQNIPAAKDSLAATTRTPPAHSSVPKAAPQSKSRRQSVAASRNSTSAVDEFEDLINEFTDDHLEGDMDPGIGEDDLLQELSDMIDS, via the exons ATGACTAACCATGGAGATGACTGCTATTTCTTTTACTATTCTACCTGCACCAAA GGAGATGACTGCCCTTTCAGGCACTGTGATGCAGCGATGGGCAACGAAACCGTCTGCAATCTTTGGCAGGAGGGACGTTGCTTCCGAAACGTCTGCAAGTTTCGCCATATGGAAATCACA AAAAAGCGTAAGGAAATACCGTGTTATTGGGAGAAACATCCTGCCGGCTGCCAGAAACCTCACTGCGCTTTCTTCCATGAAAAGCCGCGCTATGTTGTTGGCGTAGTCATTCCACCTGACATAA GTCACAGTGAGATTGAGGAACAACCGCATGAAGAGCCGCCGCCCCTACCAGCCACTCCTCTTCCCACTGCAGCTAATCTCCAGTTGAGAGGAGTCATGAAAACAGAAAGCCAAGAACCAGTTCCCAGCCCTACCCATCCCCCAGTGGTGATTAATCCAGCCGATGATGACGAGGATGAAGATG ACCAATTCTCAGAAGAGGGAGACGGTGTCCCATCCCCAAGGAAGCGGCCCAAGTCTG atgaATTGCACAACTTTGGAGTGAGCACCCTGGAGGAGATACGACTGAGAAGGGCCCTTAAAGCCAGCATGAATCGAACAATACCTCCCCTTCAGAGTGCTGTCAACGGCGAGAAGGAAAATATCCAAGCTTTTCGGGCCACCTTTAACACATCTAATGACG CAAAGCTGCTTTTTGAAGAAGGCTTCAGACGAAGAGGCAACATAGCTGACAGACTTGGGAAACAAATCCCCAGTACCt GTGGAGAGGTTGTTCCACTGAAAAACAGTCTAGCAGAGCGTTTGGGTCGATTTGTCAATGAAGAAGAGGCACAAATACCCTCTCCGAAAA CTATGAGGTCGATAAAGGAGAGACTCACATTACCTTCTGGACCCATTGCAGTCAGTCAAACag CAGATGAGGGCAGCGCGGAATCAAAGAGCACAACTCAGCAGATTCGTATTAAAACTCTGGAAGAAATAAGACTGGAAAAGGCATCAAAGTCTCAGAGGCAGAACAACTGTCCTCCTGTAAATGCAGAAGGGATTAAAACCAAGACAGTCCCCACACAATCCTCCAAGGCTGTAAAAAGAGTCATTACTGTCGACAACAGCAAAAACGTTTGTGACACCCTCCACCCCAAGAAAAGAAAAGCAGATCAGCAGCACTTAAAGCAAACAGCTGGGGGCGACAGAGTGTCGGAAGTAGCGGAACCCATATCTGCTGCCACAAAAACATGGGAAGTTAGAGTGAAGACCTTGGAGGAGCTGCGCAGGGAGAAGGCAGCCCAAATTCAAGACCATCGAGTTAAGAGTTCGAATCTGGAGGAAGAGAAGAAGCTGACTTTGCTGCCAAAAAACAAACTGGCTTCTCAGA GTGAAGACACGACAGACAACAGTGTTGAAGTGAATAAGACAACATTAAGAGCTGCTGCAGAG ACCCTCTCCAAAAAAGATGTCAAGGTGAAAACCTTTGAGGAGATCATGCGAGAAAAACATCTCCGCAAGCAGGAAATGGCTAAGCTGGTTTCCAGCTGCCAGCAGGCCAACGCTGCCTGTGAGACAGAGCCTGCACCCAAACCGTTAGTGTGTCCACTCAAAAGGAAGATTGTGACCAAAGTCAGTCATTCGCCACCACATATGTCCACTTTGGAAGCTGACAACGTCCCACCCATTCAGAACGTCCGTGTTGAAAAGTTGAAAACAGTCAAATCCAGAAAAAACACGGCTGCGAGATCAGTTCCTGCGAGGCAGAGTACCACACCCCTTCAGGAAGACCCTCACTCACCAAGTCACAGCAGCTCCAACAACAAGCAAGAAAACACCTCAGGTTTACCGATTCCAGATAGACTGCGGAGTTCAGGACCTGATAAAACACGCAACACAAACACTAAAG TGAGGCCTAAACTGAATGTGAAGCCATCTGTCATGCAGCCTTTACTGCATGTGCAAGCAGGCAAGAAAAGGAAGGCAGCGGAGCGCTCTGCTGTCGCTGCAGTTAAACCTCTTAACAGTGCATCTATACTTCTGGACCAACCACCGCAGCAGCCT GTGTCGTCAAACTCCAGCGAAGAAGTTGAGCTGTCGTCTCCGATGTCGTGTATTCTCAGCACCTTGTTGGAGTCCAGCTGCAGCTCCAGTGAGGATCAGCAGAACATTCCTGCTGCAAAAGACAGTCTTGCTGCTACTACACGGACTCCTCCCGCCCACAg CTCCGTGCCGAAGGCTGCGCCTCAAAGTAAGTCTCGTCGACAGAGCGTGGCCGCATCGCGCAATTCAACGTCGGCTGTGGATGAGTTTGAGGACCTCATCAATGAATTCACGGACGATCATCTGGAAGGAGACATGGACCCCGGCATTGGGGAGGACGATCTCCTGCAGGAACTGTCAGACATGATTGACAGCTGA
- the zc3h11a gene encoding zinc finger CCCH domain-containing protein 11A isoform X2: protein MTNHGDDCYFFYYSTCTKGDDCPFRHCDAAMGNETVCNLWQEGRCFRNVCKFRHMEITKKRKEIPCYWEKHPAGCQKPHCAFFHEKPRYVVGVVIPPDISHSEIEEQPHEEPPPLPATPLPTAANLQLRGVMKTESQEPVPSPTHPPVVINPADDDEDEDDQFSEEGDGVPSPRKRPKSDELHNFGVSTLEEIRLRRALKASMNRTIPPLQSAVNGEKENIQAFRATFNTSNDAKLLFEEGFRRRGNIADRLGKQIPSTCGEVVPLKNSLAERLGRFVNEEEAQIPSPKTMRSIKERLTLPSGPIAVSQTDEGSAESKSTTQQIRIKTLEEIRLEKASKSQRQNNCPPVNAEGIKTKTVPTQSSKAVKRVITVDNSKNVCDTLHPKKRKADQQHLKQTAGGDRVSEVAEPISAATKTWEVRVKTLEELRREKAAQIQDHRVKSSNLEEEKKLTLLPKNKLASQSEDTTDNSVEVNKTTLRAAAETLSKKDVKVKTFEEIMREKHLRKQEMAKLVSSCQQANAACETEPAPKPLVCPLKRKIVTKVSHSPPHMSTLEADNVPPIQNVRVEKLKTVKSRKNTAARSVPARQSTTPLQEDPHSPSHSSSNNKQENTSGLPIPDRLRSSGPDKTRNTNTKVRPKLNVKPSVMQPLLHVQAGKKRKAAERSAVAAVKPLNSASILLDQPPQQPVSSNSSEEVELSSPMSCILSTLLESSCSSSEDQQNIPAAKDSLAATTRTPPAHSSVPKAAPQSKSRRQSVAASRNSTSAVDEFEDLINEFTDDHLEGDMDPGIGEDDLLQELSDMIDS from the exons ATGACTAACCATGGAGATGACTGCTATTTCTTTTACTATTCTACCTGCACCAAA GGAGATGACTGCCCTTTCAGGCACTGTGATGCAGCGATGGGCAACGAAACCGTCTGCAATCTTTGGCAGGAGGGACGTTGCTTCCGAAACGTCTGCAAGTTTCGCCATATGGAAATCACA AAAAAGCGTAAGGAAATACCGTGTTATTGGGAGAAACATCCTGCCGGCTGCCAGAAACCTCACTGCGCTTTCTTCCATGAAAAGCCGCGCTATGTTGTTGGCGTAGTCATTCCACCTGACATAA GTCACAGTGAGATTGAGGAACAACCGCATGAAGAGCCGCCGCCCCTACCAGCCACTCCTCTTCCCACTGCAGCTAATCTCCAGTTGAGAGGAGTCATGAAAACAGAAAGCCAAGAACCAGTTCCCAGCCCTACCCATCCCCCAGTGGTGATTAATCCAGCCGATGATGACGAGGATGAAGATG ACCAATTCTCAGAAGAGGGAGACGGTGTCCCATCCCCAAGGAAGCGGCCCAAGTCTG atgaATTGCACAACTTTGGAGTGAGCACCCTGGAGGAGATACGACTGAGAAGGGCCCTTAAAGCCAGCATGAATCGAACAATACCTCCCCTTCAGAGTGCTGTCAACGGCGAGAAGGAAAATATCCAAGCTTTTCGGGCCACCTTTAACACATCTAATGACG CAAAGCTGCTTTTTGAAGAAGGCTTCAGACGAAGAGGCAACATAGCTGACAGACTTGGGAAACAAATCCCCAGTACCt GTGGAGAGGTTGTTCCACTGAAAAACAGTCTAGCAGAGCGTTTGGGTCGATTTGTCAATGAAGAAGAGGCACAAATACCCTCTCCGAAAA CTATGAGGTCGATAAAGGAGAGACTCACATTACCTTCTGGACCCATTGCAGTCAGTCAAACag ATGAGGGCAGCGCGGAATCAAAGAGCACAACTCAGCAGATTCGTATTAAAACTCTGGAAGAAATAAGACTGGAAAAGGCATCAAAGTCTCAGAGGCAGAACAACTGTCCTCCTGTAAATGCAGAAGGGATTAAAACCAAGACAGTCCCCACACAATCCTCCAAGGCTGTAAAAAGAGTCATTACTGTCGACAACAGCAAAAACGTTTGTGACACCCTCCACCCCAAGAAAAGAAAAGCAGATCAGCAGCACTTAAAGCAAACAGCTGGGGGCGACAGAGTGTCGGAAGTAGCGGAACCCATATCTGCTGCCACAAAAACATGGGAAGTTAGAGTGAAGACCTTGGAGGAGCTGCGCAGGGAGAAGGCAGCCCAAATTCAAGACCATCGAGTTAAGAGTTCGAATCTGGAGGAAGAGAAGAAGCTGACTTTGCTGCCAAAAAACAAACTGGCTTCTCAGA GTGAAGACACGACAGACAACAGTGTTGAAGTGAATAAGACAACATTAAGAGCTGCTGCAGAG ACCCTCTCCAAAAAAGATGTCAAGGTGAAAACCTTTGAGGAGATCATGCGAGAAAAACATCTCCGCAAGCAGGAAATGGCTAAGCTGGTTTCCAGCTGCCAGCAGGCCAACGCTGCCTGTGAGACAGAGCCTGCACCCAAACCGTTAGTGTGTCCACTCAAAAGGAAGATTGTGACCAAAGTCAGTCATTCGCCACCACATATGTCCACTTTGGAAGCTGACAACGTCCCACCCATTCAGAACGTCCGTGTTGAAAAGTTGAAAACAGTCAAATCCAGAAAAAACACGGCTGCGAGATCAGTTCCTGCGAGGCAGAGTACCACACCCCTTCAGGAAGACCCTCACTCACCAAGTCACAGCAGCTCCAACAACAAGCAAGAAAACACCTCAGGTTTACCGATTCCAGATAGACTGCGGAGTTCAGGACCTGATAAAACACGCAACACAAACACTAAAG TGAGGCCTAAACTGAATGTGAAGCCATCTGTCATGCAGCCTTTACTGCATGTGCAAGCAGGCAAGAAAAGGAAGGCAGCGGAGCGCTCTGCTGTCGCTGCAGTTAAACCTCTTAACAGTGCATCTATACTTCTGGACCAACCACCGCAGCAGCCT GTGTCGTCAAACTCCAGCGAAGAAGTTGAGCTGTCGTCTCCGATGTCGTGTATTCTCAGCACCTTGTTGGAGTCCAGCTGCAGCTCCAGTGAGGATCAGCAGAACATTCCTGCTGCAAAAGACAGTCTTGCTGCTACTACACGGACTCCTCCCGCCCACAg CTCCGTGCCGAAGGCTGCGCCTCAAAGTAAGTCTCGTCGACAGAGCGTGGCCGCATCGCGCAATTCAACGTCGGCTGTGGATGAGTTTGAGGACCTCATCAATGAATTCACGGACGATCATCTGGAAGGAGACATGGACCCCGGCATTGGGGAGGACGATCTCCTGCAGGAACTGTCAGACATGATTGACAGCTGA